A genomic stretch from Coffea arabica cultivar ET-39 chromosome 10c, Coffea Arabica ET-39 HiFi, whole genome shotgun sequence includes:
- the LOC113715163 gene encoding transcription factor bHLH30 — MLQVQGCYGLQYTKKDGAGVLSSGSGLKTPEKNPQAAANKHALAERYRRKRINNHLNTLRKLFPNLPKSDKPRVLMETVRYLKELRKKVADHVEMNKDGQEECCIGGKRSCSLFLPGEKDEVSVSYYSEGEGGDHGVDQGELLMVKATICCEDRPRLNADLMEAVKSVEGRVVKAEMGTIGGRTKAVLVVQWCQQSLHCGGGGGGEEEEEEEEVGTVGSLRKALRAVVENRALTPLLLLGPEVLISSWTNRFGP; from the exons ATGCTTCAAGTTCAAGGCTGCTACGGGTTGCAGTATACAAAAAAAGATGGTGCTGGAGTTTTAAGCTCAGGTTCTGGACTCAAGACTCCTGAAAAAAATCCACAAGCTGCTGCTAACAAACATGCCCTTGCGGAGCGTTATCGTAGGAAAAGAATCAACAACCACCTTAATACTCTCCGCAAACTCTTCCCCAATCTCCCTAAA AGTGATAAACCAAGGGTGCTTATGGAAACGGTTCGATATCTAAAGGAGCTGAGGAAGAAGGTGGCTGACCATGTTGAAATGAACAAGGATGGCCAAGAAGAGTGCTGCATTGGTGGCAAAAGGAGTTGTTCATTGTTTTTACCCGGTGAGAAAGATGAGGTGAGTGTGAGTTACTACTCTGAAGGTGAAGGAGGAGATCATGGCGTTGATCAAGGAGAACTGTTAATGGTGAAAGCCACGATATGCTGTGAGGACAGGCCGAGGTTGAATGCTGATTTGATGGAAGCGGTTAAGTCTGTTGAAGGGAGGGTGGTCAAGGCTGAGATGGGTACCATTGGAGGACGGACCAAGGCGGTCTTGGTGGTGCAATGGTGCCAGCAAAGCCTTCATTgtggtggcggtggtggtggtgaggaggaggaggaggaggaggaggttgGGACCGTTGGGTCGCTGAGGAAGGCGTTGAGGGCGGTGGTGGAAAACAGGGCCTTGACTCCTTTGTTGTTGTTGGGCCCCGAGGTGCTTATTTCCAGTTGGACCAATAGATTCGGGCCTTGA
- the LOC140016181 gene encoding uncharacterized protein has product MQHTWKPKRIIQCEVSRPPNSDMKNKESGVWGSERKCNIETTRLKKKLVEPSWERSTAEICDNDLETRSNQLGWINRLASLLLEMKARNKIIFDNAKVEEIIVVRKAQQKWIEFKEAVELKDRAGIVEVTPNQHDRRWKPPIEDVYKINIDAAISAPMIRTGKGIVARNWKGEIMKIWAIMEEKIGEPELEEATAIKAAMQLGKEAGWRKIEIQSDCKSVIDCILTVLCNNCNYAVILEDIQKLRDFFNQCNFSFI; this is encoded by the exons ATGCAGCATACTTGGAAACCTAAGAGAATCATTCAGTGCGAAGTATCTAGGCCTCCAAATAGTGATATGAAGAACAAAGAATCAGGTGTTTGGGGAAGTGAAAGGAAGTGTAATATAGAGACTACAAGGTTGAAAAAGAAACTTGTTGAGCCTAGTTGGGAAAGAAGTACTGCTGAAATCTGTGATAATG ATTTGGAAACTCGGTCCAATCAGTTGGGATGGATTAATAGACTTGCAAGCTTGCTTCTGGAGATG AAAGCAAGGAACAAGATTATTTTCGACAATGCAAAAGTGGAGGAAATCATAGTTGTAAGGAAAGCTCAGCAAAAATGGATAGAATTCAAGGAAGCTGTGGAACTAAAAGACAGAGCTGGCATTGTTGAAGTAACCCCCAATCAGCATGATAGAAGATGGAAGCCTCCAATAGAAGATGTGTACAAGATAAACATCGATGCTGCAATTTCAGCACCGATGATCAGAACTGGTAAAGGAATTGTTGCTAGGAACTGGAAAGGAGAGATCATGAAAATTTGGGCCATAATGGAAGAAAAGATAGGGGAACCAGAACTAGAGGAGGCTACGGCAATCAAAGCAGCAATGCAGCTAGGAAAAGAAGCAGGTTGGAGGAAGATTGAAATACAATCAGACTGCAAAAGTGTGATAGACTGCATCCTAACAGTCTTATGCAACAACTGCAACTATGCTGTGATATTGGAGGATATACAAAAGCTGAGGGATTTTTTTAATCAATGCAATTTCTCCTTTATATAG